GGTTGGGGCGCCGGCGGGGACGTGGCCGGCGGGGCAGGTTCGCTGCTCGGCCGGGCCGCAATCTCCAGGATCGCGTCGCCGCTGCTGATCTGTTGGCCGGGTGCGACCAGGAGTTTTAGGACCTTGCCCGAAAGATCCGATGGCACCTCGACGGTGGCTTTGTCGGTTTCGATTTCGATCACCGGTTGCTCGACGGCGATCTCATCACCTTCGGCGACCATCACCTTGAGGATGTCGGCTTCCCCGGCGCCGTCGCCGAGGTAGGGCATCTTCAGCCGCTTGGTCGCCGCGGCGGGATCTTCGACAGTCAACTCAACACCGGGTTGGCTTTTTCGGGATCAATCTGGAAATGCGCGATAGCAGCCCGCGCGACCGAATTTTCGACTTCACCGCGCTTGGCCAGTGCCCCGAGAGCGGCCAGCACCATGTAGCGGTGATCGATTTCAAAGAAGTCGCGCAGCTCGGCCCGGGCCTCGGATCGCCCGAATCCGTCGGTCCCTAGGGCGAGGAAGGGACCGGCGGTCCAGCGGCCGAGCGAATCGGCCATGGCCTTCACGTAATCCGACGAACTGACCGAGACCCGCGGAGCATCGCCCAGGCAGCGCCGGACGTACGGGACTCGCGGCGGATCGTTGGGGTGGAGCATGTTCCAGCGCTCGATCGCGTCGGCGTCACTGCGCAGCAGACCCAGGCTGGTCGCCGACCAGACGTCGGCGCCGATGTCGAAGCGGTCGGCAAGCTCGGCCTGGGCCGTCACCGCCTCGTTGAGCATCGGGCCGCTGCCAATCAGGTTCACTTGCAGGGGCGCCTCTGGCAACGGCGACGTCGAGAACTTGTAGAGCCCCTTGACGATGCCTTCCCGCACGCCGGGATCGTCCGGCATGGGCGGCTGGCGGTAATTCTCGTTGCCGACCGTCAGGTAGTAGAAGACCTCCTGGTCGTCCTGGAACATCCGGCGGATGCCGTCCTGGATGATCACCGCAATCTCGTATGCGAAGGCTGGATCGTAACTGTAGAGGTTGGGCACCGCCGAGGCGAGCAGATGGCTGTGACCGTCCTGATGCTGCAGGCCCTCGCCGGCCAGGGTGGTGCGCCCGGCGGTCCCGCCCACCAGAAAACCACGGGTGCGCGAGTCGGCCGCCGCCCAAACCAGGTCTCCGACCCGCTGCATCCCGAACATCGAGTAGTAGGTGTAGAACGGGATCATCGGCTGACCGTAATTCATCAGCGAAGTCCCGGCGGCGATGAATGACGACATCGAGCCGGCTTCGTTGATTCCCTCTTGCAAGATCTGGCCGTCGACGGTTTCGCGGTAGGGCAGCAGGCTGGCCGAATCGACCGGCTCGTAGCGTTGCCCAACCGGTGAGAAGATCCCGCATTGCCGGAACAGGGCTTCCATGCCGAACGTGCGGGCTTCGTCGGGAACAATGGGCACGACGTAGCGGCCGAGCTCGGGGTCGCGCAGCAGCTTGGTCAGGATGCGGACGTAGGCCATCGTCGTCGAGGCAACGCGATCGCCCGAACCGGCCAGGAATTCCTCAATGAATTCATCGGACGGGGCCCGCAGCGAGCTGGCCGTGACCCTGCGCTCCGGGATGGAGCCGCCGAGCTGGCGCCTTCGCTCTTTCATGTAGACGACTTCGCGGCTGTCGGGACCCGGATGGTGGAAATCCAGATCCGATGCGACCTGGTCGGAAATCGGGATCTGGAAGCGGTCGCGGAACGCCAGCAGTTCGTCGGCGTTCAGCTTCTTCTGCTGGTGGGTGATGTTGCGGCCTTCGCCGGCCTCGCCGAGCCCGTAGCCCTTGATGGTCCGGGCCAGGATCACCGTCGGCGCGCCGCGATTGCGCATCGCCTGGTGGTAGGCGGCGTAGACCTTGATCGGATCGTGACCGCCTAGGGTCAACCGCCAGAGCTCGTCGTCGCTCTTGTCGGCGACCAGGGCCGCCAGTTCGGGGTCGGCGTTCCAGAAATGCGAGCGCAGGTAGGCACCGTCGGAGACCGAATACTTCTGGAAGTCCCCGTCGACGACGGTGCGCAGGCGCCGCGCGATCAGTCCTTTCTGGTCGCGCTCGAACAATTCGTCCCAATCCGAACCCCAGAGCACCTTGATCACGTGCCAGCCGGCCCCGCGGAAAATGGCCTCCAGTTCCTGGATGATCTTGGAATTTCCGCGCACCGGCCCGTCCAGGCGCTGCAGATTGCAGTTGACCACCCAGATGAGGTTGTCGAGCATCGCGCGGGTGGCCAGCGAAATGCCGGCCAGGCTCTCGGGTTCATCGATTTCGCCGTCGCCCACGAACGCCCACACCTTGCGCTCGGAGGGCGCCTCCAGCCCGCGGGCCTGCATGTAGCGCATGAAGCGGGCCTGGTAAATCGACATCAACGGACCCAGACCCATCGAGACCGTCGGGTAGTTCCAGAAATCGGGCATCAGCCAGGGGTGCGGGTAGGAGGGCAGCCCGGGCTGGTCCTGCAGTTCGCGCCGGAAATTTGTCAATTGCGTCTGGTTCAGACGTCCTTCAAGAAAGGCCCGCGCGTACATCCCCGGGGAGCCGTGGCCCTGGAAGTAGATGATGTCGCCCCCGGAGGGGTGATCGGGACCCTTGAAGAAGTGATTCTGGGCGACCTCGTACAGGGTCGCCGCCGAAGCGAACGTGGAAATGTGGCCGCCGATGCCGTCGGATTCCATGTTGGCTTTGACCACCATGGCCATCGCGTTCCAGCGGATGATGCTCTTGATCCGGCGTTCGAGAGCCTGGTTGCCGGGGTATTCGGATTGCAGGTGGACCGGAATCGTGTTTACATAAGGAGTATTGAGCGCCTCGGGTGACCACACTCCGGCGCGCTGGGCGTAGATCTGCAGGTCTTCAAGCAGCCGCTTGACCCTGTCGGGGCCGCGTGCGTGCAGCACGTCCTGCAGGGCCTGGGTCCAATCGAGCAGTTCAAGCTCGTCGATTGGGAGCTCGCCGTTGGCAACGGTCGCCGGGTCGGTGTGCATTGACTAAGGGTTCCCTAATCGCCCCACTGGGCGGAGCCGCCCTGGTCACCGGATACTGAATTAATGTTAATTGGGTAAGGGCCGGAGGCGCGCCGGCCGCTGCTGGAGCCTGGCTGATCCGATGGCGCAATTGGACGTTCAGAATCTTGGCCGCATCGCTTATCGCGACGGGTTGGCGTGGCAGTACGAGACCGCCGACCGGGTCCGGTCTGGCGACGGCCCGGACGTTCTCGGCCTGCTCGAACACGAGCCCGTGTACACGATGGGCGCCCGCGGAGGGCGGGCCAACCTGCTGACCCAAGAGTCCGAGCTGGGAGATCAGGGAATCGAAGTTGTCGACGTCGATCGCGGCGGCGACATCACCTACCACGGGCCTGGCCAGCTGGTGGCCTACCCGATCCTGCTGCTGGAGCGAATCGGACTTGGTCCCTCGGACTACGTTCACCGCCTCGAGGACGTGATCGTTGACGTGCTGGCCGCCCGGGGCATCCCCGCGGCCGCCGATCCGGCCCGGCCTGGTGTCTGGGTCGACGGGGCCAAGATCGCGGCCGTCGGGGTCCGCTGCCAGCGCGGCGTTACCCGGCACGGGATCGCCATCAACGTCAATCTCGATCTGCGCCCGTTCGAAGCCATCGTCGCCTGCGGGCTGCCCGGGGCGCCGGTTACCTCGATCAGCCGGCTTCAGGGTGGTTCGGTCGCCCTCGGAGCGGTGGCCGAAGAATTCGCGGGTGCCTTCGCCCGCGGGTTCGGGTTCGAGCTGAACCGCCGCCCCCCGCCGCAGACCCAAGGATCCGGGCAGGGCTGAGCCCGGTTCGGGATCGGCGACATTCAGGCCCCCGTTTGCGTGCAACGCCGGCCGGCGACCGGATAAACTTTGAAATACAAATGAGTTTGTGGTACAAACTCAATATCTGGTAGGCCGGCGGAGGCGAACCCTTGGGGAGAGTCAGAACTCAATCCGGCGCTGACCTGCGGCCTTTCCCGGCACGCTAGCGGAGGTTCAAGTTGCGCTCAAGTCCACTGATATCGGTAGACGCGCTGGGCAAGAGCTTCGGTGCCCGCGTGGCCCTCGACGGAATCAGCCTTGAAGTTGCCGACGGAGGCATAACCGGGTTGCTTGGACCGAATGGGGCCGGCAAGACCACGTTTCTGCGCATCCTCACGACGATCCTCCCCGCCGACTCCGGCGACGTTTCGGTCGGTGGGGTTTCGGTGAGCGCCGACCCTGCCGCGGTCCGCGCCCAGTTGGGCGTGTGTCCGCAGGACCTTGCGATCTACGAAGACCTGACCGGTCAGGAAAATGTGGCGTTTTTCGGCCGTCTTTCGGGCCTCTCGCGCCGCCAGGCCCGGGCAAGCGCCGCCAGGCAGCTTGAGCTGGTGGGGCTCGCCGACCGGGCTTCCGACCGGGCCGGAACCTACTCCGGCGGCATGAAACGGCGCCTGAACATCGCGGTGGCCCTGGTCGCCAACCCCCGGCTGCTCCTGCTCGACGAACCGACCGTAGGCGTCGACCCGCAGTCGCGCAACCGGATTTTCGAAGTGGTCGAATCGCTGCGCGACGAGGGGATGACGATCGTGTACACGACGCACTACATGGAAGAAGCCGACCGGCTCTGCGACCAAGTGGTGGTCATCGACCTCGGGCGGATCGTGGGCCCAGGGCACTCCGCGCGAGCTCAAGTCGGGTATCGGAGACCCGGAGGAAGTGACGCTGGAACAGGTCTTTCTGGGCCTGACCGGTCGCTCGCTGCGCGAATAGAGCCGATGAGATTGTTGGCGCCGCTGGACCTCGGGATAACCGAGATCAAGCGCTACGTTCGCGACCGCCAGGCGCTCTTGCTGTCGCTGGCCCTGCCGGTGGCGCTGCTGGCGGTGATGGTGGGGGCGTTCGGCGGCAGCGGCGATTTCTCGGCGACCGCCAGCATCGTCGATCTGGACAGCAGTCCCGAGTCCGAGGAATTGATTCGGACCATTGAAGATTGGCCCGGATTGACGGTTGAACTGCTCGAGGAGGATCGGGCCCGGCAGCTGCTCGAAGGTTCGCAGCGTCTTCTGGTAACCCACATCCAACCCGGCTACGGACAATCGCTGGCGTCGGGCCTATCGGCGCCGGCGGTCCAATTCCATTCCCGCGGCGGAGGCGGCGACGAAGGCCGCGTGGTGGCCGCTATCGTCCGCTCGCTGGCCGGGCAACAGGCGGCGACGGCCGCCGCGCTGGGCAGCATTCGGGCGGCGGCGGACGGGGTTCCGGGAGCCGATCCGGCGGCGGCCGAGACCGGATTCCTGGAGCAGTTGGCCGCCTGGGAAAGCCAACCGCTGATTGCGGTGGTCACTCCGGAGGGTGACGGCACCGCCGACGCCTTCGATCGCACGTTCAGCGGCATACTGACCATGATCGTGATGTTCACGGTGGCCACTTCGGTCGCCGCGATAGTCCTCGAACGCGAAAACGGGACGCTCGAGCGCCTGCTGATCACGCGGCTCGGGGCGACCGGGATTTTCCTGGGCAAGT
The Chloroflexota bacterium genome window above contains:
- a CDS encoding biotin/lipoyl-binding protein, producing the protein MTVEDPAAATKRLKMPYLGDGAGEADILKVMVAEGDEIAVEQPVIEIETDKATVEVPSDLSGKVLKLLVAPGQQISSGDAILEIAARPSSEPAPPATSPPAPQP
- a CDS encoding ABC transporter ATP-binding protein/permease, coding for MRSSPLISVDALGKSFGARVALDGISLEVADGGITGLLGPNGAGKTTFLRILTTILPADSGDVSVGGVSVSADPAAVRAQLGVCPQDLAIYEDLTGQENVAFFGRLSGLSRRQARASAARQLELVGLADRASDRAGTYSGGMKRRLNIAVALVANPRLLLLDEPTVGVDPQSRNRIFEVVESLRDEGMTIVYTTHYMEEADRLCDQVVVIDLGRIVGPGHSARAQVGYRRPGGSDAGTGLSGPDRSLAARIEPMRLLAPLDLGITEIKRYVRDRQALLLSLALPVALLAVMVGAFGGSGDFSATASIVDLDSSPESEELIRTIEDWPGLTVELLEEDRARQLLEGSQRLLVTHIQPGYGQSLASGLSAPAVQFHSRGGGGDEGRVVAAIVRSLAGQQAATAAALGSIRAAADGVPGADPAAAETGFLEQLAAWESQPLIAVVTPEGDGTADAFDRTFSGILTMIVMFTVATSVAAIVLERENGTLERLLITRLGATGIFLGKYLGALARGFAPAVLLTGLAWAINRSFSPAQFAQILLIGLLMAAAAAAIGMLIAGLARSQAQANWAGVTITLVMATLGGSFFQGDLEGALDLVGYATINRYANDALRGLIEDGTSLADHGLEMAVLAGIALGLLVLGRLLFATARPGG
- the lipB gene encoding lipoyl(octanoyl) transferase LipB, which produces MGKGRRRAGRCWSLADPMAQLDVQNLGRIAYRDGLAWQYETADRVRSGDGPDVLGLLEHEPVYTMGARGGRANLLTQESELGDQGIEVVDVDRGGDITYHGPGQLVAYPILLLERIGLGPSDYVHRLEDVIVDVLAARGIPAAADPARPGVWVDGAKIAAVGVRCQRGVTRHGIAINVNLDLRPFEAIVACGLPGAPVTSISRLQGGSVALGAVAEEFAGAFARGFGFELNRRPPPQTQGSGQG
- the aceE gene encoding pyruvate dehydrogenase (acetyl-transferring), homodimeric type, which encodes MHTDPATVANGELPIDELELLDWTQALQDVLHARGPDRVKRLLEDLQIYAQRAGVWSPEALNTPYVNTIPVHLQSEYPGNQALERRIKSIIRWNAMAMVVKANMESDGIGGHISTFASAATLYEVAQNHFFKGPDHPSGGDIIYFQGHGSPGMYARAFLEGRLNQTQLTNFRRELQDQPGLPSYPHPWLMPDFWNYPTVSMGLGPLMSIYQARFMRYMQARGLEAPSERKVWAFVGDGEIDEPESLAGISLATRAMLDNLIWVVNCNLQRLDGPVRGNSKIIQELEAIFRGAGWHVIKVLWGSDWDELFERDQKGLIARRLRTVVDGDFQKYSVSDGAYLRSHFWNADPELAALVADKSDDELWRLTLGGHDPIKVYAAYHQAMRNRGAPTVILARTIKGYGLGEAGEGRNITHQQKKLNADELLAFRDRFQIPISDQVASDLDFHHPGPDSREVVYMKERRRQLGGSIPERRVTASSLRAPSDEFIEEFLAGSGDRVASTTMAYVRILTKLLRDPELGRYVVPIVPDEARTFGMEALFRQCGIFSPVGQRYEPVDSASLLPYRETVDGQILQEGINEAGSMSSFIAAGTSLMNYGQPMIPFYTYYSMFGMQRVGDLVWAAADSRTRGFLVGGTAGRTTLAGEGLQHQDGHSHLLASAVPNLYSYDPAFAYEIAVIIQDGIRRMFQDDQEVFYYLTVGNENYRQPPMPDDPGVREGIVKGLYKFSTSPLPEAPLQVNLIGSGPMLNEAVTAQAELADRFDIGADVWSATSLGLLRSDADAIERWNMLHPNDPPRVPYVRRCLGDAPRVSVSSSDYVKAMADSLGRWTAGPFLALGTDGFGRSEARAELRDFFEIDHRYMVLAALGALAKRGEVENSVARAAIAHFQIDPEKANPVLS